Proteins from one Oscillatoria sp. FACHB-1407 genomic window:
- a CDS encoding PadR family transcriptional regulator, giving the protein MKTLDAMTTFEDIYQFFRNPPPFYLNKELAVCYVLDVLLRKDSYGTELIQLLENEYPTYRLSDTVLYSALKFLEDAAAITGYWKKVEGRGRPRRMYQVTPEWQQKAQELARLWHGYASRQTPTPQH; this is encoded by the coding sequence ATGAAGACGCTTGACGCTATGACAACGTTTGAAGATATCTACCAATTCTTTCGGAACCCACCTCCGTTCTATCTCAACAAAGAATTGGCAGTCTGTTATGTACTTGATGTCCTGCTCCGTAAAGATTCCTACGGCACAGAGCTAATTCAGTTGTTAGAGAACGAGTACCCAACCTATCGTCTCTCCGATACGGTTTTGTACAGTGCTCTCAAATTTCTGGAGGATGCTGCTGCAATTACAGGTTATTGGAAAAAAGTCGAAGGTAGAGGGCGTCCTAGACGGATGTATCAAGTTACCCCTGAGTGGCAGCAGAAAGCTCAAGAGCTTGCCCGCCTATGGCATGGTTACGCATCGCGTCAGACTCCAACCCCGCAACACTAA
- a CDS encoding cofactor assembly of complex C subunit B encodes MVTPVLSSTALLTVLLAIGLMFFIRASTKDRIQVSKLVSDQPETSLLEQLERYFKERAYRIAAVDAAQNQITFEGLVRPSVFLAIFLTVLAAIGILCLSLVLSFLVPGGGNWFLLLVLLAPAAGVFYWKKSARPEQVRLQVETIQNLSPTGAMQSASQRLITVIGHRDELAELEQSLKLQPLDE; translated from the coding sequence ATGGTTACTCCTGTCCTTTCCTCAACTGCTCTACTCACAGTGCTGCTGGCGATCGGGTTGATGTTTTTTATTCGGGCATCAACCAAAGACCGCATTCAAGTCAGCAAACTCGTCAGTGATCAGCCGGAAACGTCATTGCTAGAGCAGTTAGAACGTTATTTCAAAGAAAGAGCCTACCGAATTGCAGCAGTTGATGCAGCGCAAAATCAGATCACATTTGAAGGTCTGGTGCGCCCCAGTGTGTTTCTGGCGATTTTTTTAACCGTGTTAGCGGCGATCGGTATCCTTTGTTTGTCCCTGGTGCTGTCGTTTTTAGTGCCCGGTGGTGGCAATTGGTTTCTCCTGTTGGTGCTGCTTGCTCCAGCCGCAGGGGTGTTTTATTGGAAAAAGTCGGCTCGTCCAGAGCAAGTTCGTCTGCAAGTTGAAACCATTCAAAATCTATCTCCGACTGGAGCGATGCAAAGTGCGTCTCAACGGCTGATCACTGTCATTGGTCATCGCGATGAACTCGCAGAGCTTGAGCAGTCTCTAAAGTTACAACCATTGGATGAGTGA
- a CDS encoding zinc ribbon domain-containing protein: protein MAYLCDLGSGHLLHVDCQGTDTLITLSRNSIGQQQSQSSHIVTGPWTAPPTLFQTPVGFVLRVESSQGQTFIALQGTQLQVLAKPPVLTSAEILPLQRTEGAPANPMPPMQPMQPMQPMQPLRMGDMEMQMNPMQMRMGNMELKMGEPSQPATGKRFCPQCGSALKVGDRFCSSCGQALGE from the coding sequence ATGGCTTACCTATGTGACTTGGGAAGTGGACATTTACTCCACGTAGACTGTCAGGGTACAGACACACTGATCACCCTTAGCCGCAATAGCATTGGGCAGCAACAGAGCCAAAGTAGCCACATTGTTACAGGCCCTTGGACAGCCCCTCCTACCCTGTTTCAAACTCCGGTGGGCTTCGTGCTGCGAGTGGAATCATCTCAAGGACAAACCTTTATTGCCTTACAAGGAACACAGTTGCAGGTATTGGCTAAACCACCTGTATTAACATCCGCTGAAATTTTGCCCCTACAACGAACTGAGGGGGCTCCCGCCAACCCGATGCCGCCCATGCAACCCATGCAACCCATGCAGCCTATGCAACCGTTACGAATGGGTGATATGGAAATGCAGATGAACCCGATGCAAATGCGGATGGGCAATATGGAATTGAAAATGGGGGAACCGTCTCAACCGGCAACGGGAAAACGCTTTTGTCCTCAGTGCGGCAGTGCGTTGAAAGTGGGCGATCGCTTTTGTTCCTCCTGCGGTCAAGCACTAGGAGAGTAG
- a CDS encoding CDP-alcohol phosphatidyltransferase family protein — MTRFIPAGLVMLRFAIAPLLLWDASDRQVTGWFIAGYVIAVLSDIFDGIIARRLKVSTAQLRQADGWADVCLYTCVAASAWLVYPEVVIAFRLPLIALLVAQVTLYAFCVVKYGKAPSYHTYTAKAWGLGLFVAAIALFGFGQGVWLWLAIGLGLVNSIEEIIMTLVLPTWHHDVLSLKHALDLQNRDKSVAVKE, encoded by the coding sequence ATGACTCGTTTTATTCCCGCTGGGTTAGTTATGCTGCGGTTTGCGATCGCCCCTCTGCTTCTCTGGGATGCGAGCGATCGTCAGGTTACGGGCTGGTTTATTGCTGGATATGTGATTGCCGTATTGTCTGACATTTTTGATGGCATCATTGCCCGACGATTAAAGGTGAGCACGGCTCAACTGCGTCAGGCTGACGGTTGGGCAGATGTCTGCCTTTACACCTGTGTAGCGGCGAGTGCCTGGTTGGTTTATCCGGAGGTCGTCATCGCCTTTCGTCTACCCCTGATCGCCTTGCTGGTGGCACAAGTCACCCTGTATGCCTTTTGTGTTGTGAAGTATGGCAAAGCCCCTAGCTATCACACCTACACCGCCAAAGCCTGGGGACTGGGGTTATTTGTCGCAGCGATCGCCCTATTTGGGTTTGGTCAAGGAGTCTGGTTGTGGTTGGCGATCGGGCTGGGTCTGGTCAACAGCATCGAAGAGATCATCATGACCCTGGTTCTACCCACCTGGCACCACGACGTGTTGAGCCTGAAACATGCTCTGGATTTGCAAAATAGGGACAAAAGTGTAGCAGTAAAGGAGTGA
- the tatA gene encoding twin-arginine translocase TatA/TatE family subunit, protein MFGLGWPEVSIIVIVALIIFGPKKIPELGSALGKTLRGFKEEMSNPTEDADEQDIDRQG, encoded by the coding sequence ATGTTTGGCTTAGGTTGGCCCGAAGTAAGCATCATCGTAATTGTGGCGTTGATTATTTTCGGACCTAAAAAAATCCCGGAACTGGGCAGTGCGCTTGGCAAAACCCTGCGAGGCTTTAAAGAAGAAATGAGCAACCCCACAGAAGATGCCGATGAACAGGACATCGATCGTCAAGGCTGA
- a CDS encoding phycobilisome linker polypeptide translates to MRFFKVTACVPSQTRIRTQRELQNTYFTKLVPYDNWFREQQRIMKMGGKIIKVELATGKPGTNTGLL, encoded by the coding sequence ATGAGATTTTTCAAGGTTACGGCTTGCGTTCCCAGCCAAACCCGAATTCGGACTCAGCGGGAATTGCAAAACACCTATTTCACGAAGCTTGTTCCATATGACAACTGGTTTCGGGAACAGCAACGCATCATGAAAATGGGTGGCAAGATTATCAAAGTTGAATTGGCAACGGGTAAACCCGGCACCAATACTGGCTTGCTTTAA
- the apcB gene encoding allophycocyanin subunit beta, translated as MQDAITAVINSSDVQGKYLDTASLEKLKAYFQTGELRVRAATTISANASAIVKEAVAKSLLYSDITRPGGNMYTTRRYAACIRDLDYYLRYATYAMLAGDPSILDERVLNGLKETYNSLGVPVAATVQAIQAIKEVTASLVGADAGKEMGVYLDYISSGLS; from the coding sequence ATGCAAGACGCAATTACTGCTGTTATCAACTCTTCTGACGTTCAGGGTAAATACCTGGATACGGCTTCTTTGGAAAAGCTCAAAGCTTACTTCCAAACTGGTGAACTGCGCGTTCGTGCAGCGACCACCATCAGTGCAAATGCTTCCGCGATCGTTAAAGAAGCGGTTGCTAAGTCCCTGTTGTACTCCGACATCACTCGTCCCGGTGGCAACATGTACACCACTCGTCGCTATGCAGCTTGCATCCGCGACCTCGACTACTACCTCCGTTATGCCACCTATGCCATGTTGGCTGGCGATCCTTCCATCCTGGATGAGCGCGTGCTCAACGGTTTGAAAGAAACCTACAACTCTTTGGGTGTACCCGTTGCTGCAACTGTACAAGCGATTCAAGCTATCAAAGAAGTGACGGCTAGTTTGGTTGGTGCAGACGCTGGTAAGGAAATGGGTGTCTATCTAGACTACATCAGCTCCGGTTTGAGCTAG
- the apcA gene encoding allophycocyanin subunit alpha → MSIVTKSIVNADAEARYLSPGELDRIKSFVTSGERRLRIAQVLTDSRERIVKQAGDQLFQKRPDVVSPGGNAYGEEMTATCLRDLDYYLRLITYGVVAGDVTPIEEIGIVGVREMYNSLGTPIPAVAEGIRAMKSVATSLMSSEDASEAGSYFDYVIGAMQ, encoded by the coding sequence ATGAGTATTGTCACGAAATCAATCGTGAATGCCGACGCTGAGGCACGTTACCTCAGCCCCGGTGAGTTGGATCGGATTAAGAGCTTTGTCACCTCTGGCGAACGCCGCCTGCGGATTGCTCAAGTTTTGACTGATTCTCGTGAGCGGATCGTCAAGCAAGCAGGTGACCAACTGTTCCAGAAGCGTCCTGACGTTGTTTCTCCTGGTGGAAACGCATACGGCGAAGAAATGACCGCAACTTGCTTGCGTGACTTGGACTACTACCTGCGTCTCATCACTTATGGAGTGGTTGCTGGCGACGTTACTCCTATCGAAGAGATCGGAATTGTCGGCGTGCGTGAAATGTACAACTCTTTGGGCACTCCCATCCCTGCTGTTGCAGAAGGGATTCGCGCCATGAAGAGCGTAGCTACCTCTTTGATGTCTTCTGAAGACGCTTCCGAAGCAGGCTCCTACTTCGACTACGTCATCGGTGCTATGCAGTAA
- a CDS encoding GuaB3 family IMP dehydrogenase-related protein yields the protein MDIQIGRGKTARRAYGIDEIALVPGQRTLDPKLADTSWRIGGIEREIPIIASAMDGVVDVGMAIALSQLGALGVLNLEGIQTRYDDPNPILDRIASVDKSEFVPLMQQLYAEPIKPELIEKRIHEIKEKGGIAAVSATPLGASLYGSAVAKAGADLFFIQATVVSTAHLSPESVTPLDLAEFCQNMPMPVVLGNCVTYEVTLNLMKAGAAAVLVGIGPGAACTSRGVLGVGIPQATAVADCAAARDDYYRETGNYVPVIADGGLITGGDICKCIACGADGVMIGSPFARAAEAPGRGYHWGMATPSPVLPRGTRIRVGTTGTLKQILRGPAQLDDGTHNLLGALQTSMGTLGAKNIREMQQVEVVIAPSLLTEGKVYQKAQQLGMGK from the coding sequence GTGGATATTCAAATTGGCAGGGGCAAAACCGCCCGCAGGGCATACGGTATCGATGAAATTGCGCTTGTCCCTGGACAGCGAACATTAGACCCAAAACTCGCTGATACGAGTTGGCGAATTGGTGGGATCGAGCGTGAAATTCCGATCATCGCCAGTGCGATGGATGGCGTAGTGGATGTGGGAATGGCGATCGCGCTCTCTCAACTAGGGGCACTGGGTGTGCTGAATCTGGAAGGCATCCAAACTCGCTATGATGACCCCAACCCCATCCTTGATCGCATTGCGTCGGTTGATAAATCAGAGTTTGTGCCATTAATGCAACAACTCTATGCAGAACCGATCAAACCAGAGTTAATCGAAAAACGCATCCACGAAATTAAGGAAAAAGGCGGCATTGCGGCGGTTAGTGCGACTCCACTGGGAGCATCGCTCTATGGGTCAGCCGTGGCAAAAGCCGGAGCAGATTTGTTCTTCATTCAGGCAACGGTCGTTTCCACCGCACATTTGTCGCCAGAATCAGTCACTCCGCTGGATCTGGCTGAGTTTTGTCAAAACATGCCCATGCCTGTGGTGCTGGGCAACTGCGTCACCTACGAAGTCACACTCAACCTGATGAAGGCAGGTGCAGCAGCTGTGCTGGTGGGCATTGGACCCGGGGCTGCCTGCACTTCCCGTGGAGTATTGGGTGTTGGCATACCGCAAGCCACAGCCGTAGCAGACTGTGCTGCTGCACGAGACGACTATTACCGCGAGACGGGTAACTACGTTCCAGTGATTGCAGATGGAGGCTTGATTACAGGTGGCGACATCTGTAAGTGCATTGCCTGCGGTGCAGATGGTGTGATGATTGGTTCTCCCTTTGCCCGCGCTGCTGAGGCTCCTGGACGTGGCTACCACTGGGGTATGGCGACTCCAAGCCCAGTGTTGCCTCGTGGCACTCGCATTCGCGTAGGCACCACTGGCACATTGAAACAAATCTTGCGCGGACCTGCTCAACTCGATGACGGCACCCACAACTTGTTGGGAGCCCTGCAAACCAGTATGGGAACACTGGGAGCGAAAAATATCCGCGAAATGCAACAGGTGGAAGTGGTGATTGCACCATCGCTGTTGACCGAAGGTAAGGTTTACCAAAAAGCCCAACAACTGGGCATGGGTAAATAG
- the trxA gene encoding thioredoxin, with the protein MSAAAQVTDSTFKQEVLESEVPVLVDFWAPWCGPCRMVAPVVDEIAEQYNGQVKVVKVNTDENPSVASQYGIRSIPTLMIFKGGQRVDMVVGAVPKTTLASTLEKHL; encoded by the coding sequence ATGTCAGCAGCCGCACAAGTAACAGATTCTACCTTTAAACAAGAGGTACTTGAAAGCGAAGTTCCCGTCCTCGTGGACTTTTGGGCTCCTTGGTGTGGTCCCTGTCGTATGGTTGCGCCTGTGGTTGATGAAATCGCTGAGCAATACAACGGTCAGGTCAAAGTTGTTAAAGTCAACACCGATGAAAATCCTAGTGTTGCCAGCCAGTATGGTATTCGCAGCATCCCAACACTGATGATTTTCAAGGGAGGACAGCGAGTCGATATGGTGGTCGGCGCGGTTCCAAAGACGACCCTTGCAAGCACTCTCGAAAAGCACCTGTAA
- a CDS encoding LOG family protein has protein sequence MAISPLPRPLASLQEEVVELISQLPSIKHGTLIQQALTTLIRMAEVEADRLDWKILNASLQDMERAFRTFYPYRHIRKISIFGSARMQPDSPEYQMALDFARCVTAQGFMVITGGGPGIMQAGNEGAGADKSFGLNIQLPFEQGSNPFIEGDPKLVNFKYFFTRKLFFLKESDALALFPGGFGTQDEAFECLTLMQTGKAGIVPLVLIDSPGGDYWRGWDAYVQGHLLQQGLISPGDLNLYTITDQLDVACEAISSFYRVYHSSRYVGDRLVIRLNFELSDEDVEDLNQNFSDILIKGRIEKSPALPQEQESEIATLPRLVMHFNQRDLGRLYQMIRLINQFGAGAPEATHPEQK, from the coding sequence ATGGCTATATCTCCTCTGCCCCGTCCTCTTGCATCGCTTCAAGAAGAGGTCGTCGAACTCATCAGTCAATTACCTTCCATCAAACATGGCACACTGATTCAACAAGCTCTAACGACGCTGATACGGATGGCAGAGGTCGAGGCGGATCGACTCGATTGGAAAATCCTGAATGCCTCGTTACAAGACATGGAACGGGCATTTCGGACGTTTTATCCCTACCGTCATATCCGTAAGATCAGCATCTTTGGCTCAGCCCGAATGCAACCCGATAGTCCTGAGTATCAGATGGCACTCGACTTTGCTCGTTGTGTAACCGCTCAGGGGTTTATGGTGATCACCGGAGGCGGTCCCGGCATTATGCAGGCGGGTAATGAGGGAGCAGGAGCGGACAAATCCTTTGGCTTAAATATTCAACTGCCTTTTGAGCAAGGGTCAAATCCGTTTATTGAAGGCGATCCAAAGCTTGTCAACTTCAAATATTTCTTCACTCGCAAACTATTTTTCTTGAAGGAAAGTGATGCTCTGGCGTTGTTTCCAGGTGGATTTGGGACTCAAGACGAAGCATTTGAATGTTTGACCTTAATGCAAACTGGTAAGGCAGGCATTGTGCCCTTAGTCTTGATTGACTCTCCAGGGGGTGATTATTGGCGTGGGTGGGATGCCTACGTTCAGGGGCATTTGTTGCAACAGGGATTGATTAGCCCCGGCGACTTAAATCTTTACACCATCACCGATCAACTGGATGTTGCCTGTGAAGCAATCTCTAGCTTCTATCGGGTTTATCACTCCAGTCGTTATGTCGGCGATCGATTAGTGATTCGCCTCAACTTTGAGTTATCTGATGAGGACGTTGAGGATCTCAATCAGAACTTTAGCGATATTTTGATCAAAGGGCGCATTGAGAAAAGTCCGGCATTACCGCAGGAGCAGGAATCTGAAATTGCTACACTCCCCCGGTTGGTGATGCATTTCAACCAACGCGACCTGGGACGGTTATATCAGATGATTCGGCTGATCAACCAATTCGGTGCAGGCGCACCAGAGGCAACTCATCCAGAGCAGAAATAA
- a CDS encoding PAS domain S-box protein, with amino-acid sequence MGELIIVCVDAEFAVLNSLQEDLNPNEGCIVAIASGLDQALTLLQASLTPTTPVALVTAQQIDLNQDIAHVSEYLQQLPWQPNLLLIRHTCIDAMARTMSSLGHHTVAVQSASDWQGTLAITLFQQLRCRPIRSFYPLRHHSTPLAELDPTVLVQTDDVRQFPSPDHHLSVQDLEILNRDRVDMLMKHHLAELIAWQSRYEAAGQASGQILYEWNGETDQNTWGPNTEQILGYTANEMPITLKDWLALMHPSDRPIVASKIESTIAARASFKAEYRLQHKDGGYIWVEDRSQFLPSCAGDQMRAVGFIADISSRKQAAAALQASEAQFRKLVENLQVGVLLQGPQAEILICNSKALDLLGLTEDQLLGRTSFDPDWNVIHEDGSPFPGSDHPVPQAIATRQPIRNVVMGVYRPNQGDRIWLLVNADPQIDPDGNVYQVLCTFSDISDRKRIESELQQAKEAAEAANLAKGAFLTNMSHELRTPLNAVLGFTQLLDSDPSLNAQQREYLGIILRSGEHLLKLINDVLEMSKIDAGRITLEESEFDLSSLLTSLVEMLQLKAASKSLQLNLELAATIPRYIRTDEKKLRQILVNLLSNAIKFTDVGSVTLRVRGRTTPSIQNETIQNGAIAYPSPNPIYEIEFEVEDTGPGIATTDMPHLFDAFVQTSVGQQSGQGTGLGLTISRRFVELMGGEITVESQVQQGALFRFYIPVQVNQPPPLQAQPETGHIVGLQPGEPICRILVVEDQVTNRMLVTRLLSKIGFEVEEATNGEEAIAQYQRWLPHLILMDMQMPVMDGYEATRIIHQWCAEVNQPSPKIVALTASVFEEQRSPILEAGCDDVVSKPFRVKNLLLTIGKHLGVHYIYG; translated from the coding sequence ATGGGTGAGCTGATTATTGTTTGTGTTGACGCTGAATTTGCTGTACTGAACAGCCTGCAAGAGGACTTAAACCCAAATGAAGGCTGTATTGTGGCGATCGCCTCTGGTTTAGACCAAGCACTCACGTTACTGCAAGCCTCCCTGACTCCAACTACCCCTGTGGCATTGGTTACGGCACAGCAGATTGACCTGAATCAGGATATTGCTCATGTCTCGGAGTATCTGCAACAACTGCCGTGGCAACCCAATCTGCTGCTGATTCGGCACACCTGCATTGATGCCATGGCAAGAACCATGAGTTCATTGGGGCATCACACTGTCGCAGTTCAATCAGCCTCAGATTGGCAAGGCACACTTGCCATAACTCTGTTTCAGCAATTGCGCTGCCGTCCAATCAGATCATTCTATCCATTACGCCATCACAGCACGCCCCTGGCTGAACTCGATCCTACTGTGCTGGTTCAGACGGATGATGTGCGGCAGTTTCCCTCACCAGATCATCACCTCTCGGTGCAAGACCTTGAGATCCTTAACCGCGATCGCGTAGACATGCTAATGAAGCACCATTTAGCGGAGTTGATTGCATGGCAAAGTCGATATGAAGCAGCCGGTCAAGCCAGTGGGCAGATTCTCTATGAGTGGAATGGAGAAACGGATCAAAACACCTGGGGACCGAATACTGAACAGATTTTGGGCTATACCGCGAATGAAATGCCAATTACCTTAAAGGATTGGTTGGCGTTGATGCACCCCAGCGATCGCCCCATCGTTGCCTCAAAAATCGAATCCACCATTGCCGCAAGAGCCTCTTTTAAGGCGGAATATCGGTTGCAACACAAAGATGGAGGATACATCTGGGTGGAAGATCGCAGCCAATTTTTACCGAGTTGTGCAGGCGATCAAATGCGGGCTGTCGGCTTTATTGCCGATATCAGCAGTCGCAAGCAGGCAGCGGCAGCGTTGCAAGCCAGCGAGGCACAGTTTCGCAAGCTGGTTGAAAACCTGCAAGTGGGCGTGTTGTTACAGGGACCCCAGGCTGAAATTTTGATTTGCAACTCAAAAGCCCTCGATTTGTTGGGTTTGACTGAGGATCAACTGCTGGGAAGAACATCCTTTGATCCCGATTGGAATGTGATTCATGAGGATGGCTCACCCTTTCCCGGTTCCGATCACCCCGTACCACAAGCGATCGCCACTCGTCAGCCCATTCGCAATGTGGTGATGGGGGTTTATCGACCCAATCAGGGCGATCGCATCTGGTTGTTGGTCAATGCTGATCCCCAAATCGACCCCGACGGCAATGTGTATCAGGTGTTGTGTACGTTTAGTGACATTAGCGATCGCAAACGTATTGAGTCAGAACTGCAACAGGCTAAAGAAGCCGCAGAGGCTGCAAACCTGGCAAAGGGTGCCTTTTTAACCAACATGAGCCACGAGTTGCGAACACCGCTCAACGCCGTTTTAGGATTCACCCAACTGTTAGACTCTGACCCTAGCCTCAATGCTCAACAGCGTGAGTATTTAGGCATCATCCTACGCAGTGGTGAGCATCTCCTGAAGCTGATTAATGATGTGCTGGAGATGTCGAAGATTGACGCCGGTCGCATCACCCTGGAAGAGAGCGAGTTTGATTTATCAAGCCTGTTGACCAGCCTGGTGGAAATGTTGCAACTTAAAGCCGCTTCCAAGAGTTTGCAACTGAATCTTGAGCTTGCCGCGACCATTCCCCGGTACATCCGAACCGACGAAAAGAAACTGCGCCAGATTCTCGTCAACCTTTTGAGCAATGCTATCAAATTCACCGATGTTGGATCTGTGACGTTGCGTGTCAGAGGACGAACAACCCCATCGATTCAGAATGAGACGATTCAAAATGGGGCGATCGCCTATCCATCCCCTAATCCGATCTATGAAATTGAGTTTGAGGTCGAAGACACAGGTCCAGGTATTGCAACAACAGATATGCCCCACCTGTTCGATGCTTTTGTGCAGACGTCAGTTGGTCAGCAATCTGGGCAGGGCACAGGTTTAGGGCTAACCATTAGCCGCCGCTTTGTCGAACTGATGGGTGGAGAAATCACAGTCGAAAGCCAAGTACAGCAGGGGGCTCTGTTTCGGTTTTACATCCCGGTTCAAGTCAATCAACCGCCGCCTCTTCAAGCTCAACCAGAGACAGGGCATATCGTAGGGTTACAACCCGGCGAACCCATCTGTCGAATTTTGGTGGTTGAAGATCAAGTTACGAATCGCATGTTGGTCACTCGCCTCCTGTCCAAAATCGGCTTTGAAGTAGAAGAAGCAACCAACGGAGAAGAAGCGATCGCCCAGTATCAACGCTGGCTACCACACCTGATTTTGATGGATATGCAAATGCCTGTGATGGATGGCTACGAGGCAACTCGCATCATTCATCAGTGGTGTGCAGAGGTGAACCAACCCAGCCCAAAGATTGTGGCATTGACCGCAAGCGTCTTTGAAGAACAGCGATCGCCCATTTTGGAAGCAGGATGTGATGATGTTGTCTCCAAGCCCTTTCGAGTCAAGAACTTGTTGCTGACCATTGGAAAACACTTGGGAGTTCACTACATCTACGGTTAA